From the genome of Chiloscyllium plagiosum isolate BGI_BamShark_2017 chromosome 13, ASM401019v2, whole genome shotgun sequence:
gcgtgcgtgcgtgtccGGACGGCGGGAATGAGGTTtgaatgagtacttcacatcGCTCTAGACAAGGGCAAGGTCTAGAAACCGAGGAGGGGTCTATAAATATCTGGACAAATTAACATGGAGAGGGGAGTGGTATTTGTGGTTTCAGCAGGCTTGAAATGGAATACGACTCCAGCTGTCATGGGGTGTATCGCATGCTGCTGTGTGAAGCAAGAGATGGGTTTGCAAGAGTTTTGACATTCATCTCCAAATCCTTTCTGACCAcgggagaatcatagaatccctacagtgtggaaacgggctgTTTGGCCTAACaggtccgcaccaaccctcccaacgagtatcccacccagacccaatcccctactctATTACCTACATTTtatccctgagtaatgcacctaacttacacattccttaacactgggcaatttagcatggccaattcacctaacttgcacatgggGGGTAGGGAAATACAGGTCGGTGAGCCAGACATCAATGGTAGATAAACCTTTTGCGGGTGAGGAGGGGAAGAAATCCGAATTCCTATCCAATTGGCAAAGCactgatttacctgcacttcactcaaactactgtcctgcattgactgcttaAAACATGGTGTCCTGTACATTGGGAAGAccaagtgtagactgggtgaccacttagGAAAACAGTTGCGCATTGTCTAcagaaatgaccctgagctttctGTTACTGGaccccgaaacattaactccgatttctctccacagacgtcgccagacctgctgagcttttctagcaatttgtttttgtttctgatttccagaatacGCAATGCTTTCAATGTTCACTTCACATTTAAAACTGTCTCTAGTTGGTAGCCTGGACTTAGTGAGAAATGTATCAAACTGGGAGGTGAGGGAAGGTGGAAATAGAGCTCATTCACTAATTGCACACACAGATTAACTTAGTCAGGTAATGAAGGGCATTAGTCATACTTTCATTTTGAAAGAATGGCTTTTATTGGTATAGCGCTTCTCATTACCACCGGATGTCTCAAAGTACTTTGCAGTCAACACACTTTTTGTagataggcaaaagtgggtactgcagatactggagattagagtggtgttggaaaagcacagcaggtctggtagcatccaaggaacaaccCTTCGtggtgaagagcttttgcccgaaacgtcgattttcctgctcctcagatgttgcctgacctcctgtgcttttccagcaccactctaatctagacactttTGAAGATGTCATTGCTCATGTGATGTGAGAAGTATGATAATTTCTTGCAAAGCAAGCTCCTACAAACAGTAATCTGATGAGCAACAGACGTTCTGGCTTGTTTTCGGTGTGTTGATGTTCAAGGGATAAATACTGTCTCGGTCACTGAGGACAACTGCTCATTTCTTCCTCAAAATGGTGGCATAGGATTGTAAATGTCATCCGAGAGAGCAAATCAGTCTTCAGTTTAAAGTCTTCTGAAAACCAGCATTAACGACAGTTCAGCAGTCTACCATTGCTGCACTGGCAATGTCAGCAAAGTGTTTTACTTCTGAATTGGAGCACCGGGgattcaggttcgattccatcctctggtaactgtctgtgtggagtttggacttctctgtgtgggtttcctctggatgttccagttttctcccacaatctaaagatgtgaaggatatgtggattggctatgctaaattgcctgtagtgactAGGGattgcaggctaggtagattggccatgggaagtgcaaggttacaggggtagggaaTGGTGGGTGGGCTGTTCTTTGGAGTatcagtgtggatgtgatgggctgaatggcctgcttccaccctatGTGGATCCTGTGATACTATTAGAGTGGAACTTGAACATTCTAACTCTGAGGCGAGAGTGATACCAGTGAACTGGGGCTGACTCAGAGGCAAGGGGAGCTAGAATCACGTAGTACCCTGGTAACCTGTGGGTAGGTCATGACTGGCCACGGGTCAGCAGGGAGGCGCTCAATAGTGTTGAGTCACAGGTTAAGTTTAAAATATAGTTAGTTGGAAATTCCTGAATCTACTTCAGTCATATTGTGGTTTTTACTGTAATGGGAAAGGCCAATCATTGCACGTATTTACTCCCAGTTTGACTGGTTTATCGAGTTCAGCCAGGCTTCGCACTGTGGTTGCCACCCACATGATAGACGCTGTGCACAGATACACAGTGCCACGTAGGCTGTGGGACACGCTGTTTCCATTTCCTCTGCTGTTGTCACTTCACATTTCACTGGTGATTCAGCATGATGGGGTAGATTTACTGTTCTCCACCTACCGGCCTTCCAAATGACACACCCCTCCTTTCTCAGCTTTCTTTatattttctgggttttttttggcTCGTGCAGGTCTGTTTATCTCTGCTACATTTAGCTGGTTTAATCAGGCAGATCGAGTGATGGATTTGAAAGTCTGATTTTGCAAGGGGCCTGCAGTATCTTAATTTCAGGGCTTTTGATAATGCTGTTCCCTGTTCAAGCCCTCACTCTCTATCAGGCTCCCTCAAAAGTTACTCTAAAATAACAGTACAGGTGGACAGCCCTTTATCTGAAAGgctccaaagtccaaagatttttttgtgaagttttttttctcattaacaacgTTGTTTGgagtgcaaacagttaacccaagtcgataCCCATTTGATGTGAGTCACTCAGGTGTGACGTGCGGGGGTGTGGCCCAGCagtggcaggcctcaattctgtttcagggCCTGTTTTATTCAGTAACTCTGCTCCTCCAGTAAGATTTTTTCTAAAAAATTTCACTGTCAaattgtcacttattctgaaattcaaaaacttctgaattccgaaaaccattGGTCGcaagcatttcagataaaggggcctgttcagcctctccctacagctcaaatcctccaatcccggcagcatccttgtaaatcctctctgagccctttcaagtttcacaacatcttttcgagaggaaggagaccagaattgcacgcaatattccaacagaggcctaaccaatgtcctgtacagccgcaacatgacctcccaactcctgtactcgatactctgcaCCCTTTTTCAGTTAGAATAAATAGATTGGCACAATAGTGCTGCCTCAAGGacttgcgactgtacaggacattggttaggcaactatTGGAATAtcgcacgcaattctggtctcctttctatcggaaaggtgttgtgaaacttgaaagggctcagaaaggatttacaaggatgttgccagggttagaggatttgagctacagggagaggctgaacaggctggggctgttttctctgagcttcggaggctgaggggtgaccttatagaggtttacaatatcatgaggggcgtggatagggtaaatagacaaagtcttttccctggggtgggggagtccagaactagagggcatagctttagggtgagaggggaaagatataaaagagacctaaggggcgactttttcttacagagggtgttacgtgtatggaatgagctgaagtggtggaggctggtaaagttacaacactaaagagacatttggatgggtatatgaataggaagggtttggagagatatgggccgggtgttggcagatgggactagattgtgatgggatatctggttggcatggacgggttggactgaagggtctatttccgtgctgtacatctttatgactctgattGTGCTCCTGTAGTCTACCTGGGAATTTACAGTGTAATCAGAGTTTGGGATATTCTCACTTTCTGTCACACTTGCCACCTTCTCCCCCCGAAGGATTAAAGGTGAATTTGGTTAGCTGTAACACTATTTATAATGTGTCTTATATGTTGATGAATCTTCTTGTCATCAGTTGTCAACAGTGTGTCTGTTGAATCATCGTGTTGTCAGTTTTGAGGAGTGTATGTTAATGCATGTACAAGAAGGCTGTTCATGGGAATAACCCTGTTATGGTCATTCTGGGGTTTCTGCCTTGGCCATTTAGCTGAAACAAATTAACCGCTGCTCTGTATGTCACTTCTGGTGTGGACTGAAGTGAGCTCTGAGTTGAGCCCCACTGTCTCTAACTTAGACCAAGGTCTGTCATGAGGAGCGTTATATTGGCTGGGGTGCCACCCTGCACAGTGTTGGgacagagtagaccattcagcccattgaatggtagaacagactcaGTGGTAGCATGGCTGGtctttggcccatagcccttaatACCTCTACTTAACAAAAAATGTATCAATCTAACAACTGATCCTCTATCTACTGCCATTTGTGGGAGAGTGGCAAGCTTCTCCtaccctttgtgtgtggaaatgcTCCCTAATGtgtctcctgaatggtctggccctcgTTCTGAGACCATGTCCCCTAGCTCTCGACTCCCCAACCTGTGGAAATAGTTCATCTTTATCTACTgaaaactctgatgaagagtcatctagattcaaaacattagcttgttttctctccatgagtactgcctgacttgctgtgatctccagcatgtgctgttttcagtacagattttcctaacttatctttatctaccctgtcttttacTATTAATGCCTTGAAGATcacccttaactttctaaattgtCAAGAAAGTTGGTCTAATGTATATAATATCTCATCAAACTTAACCCCTTAAGTCCAGGTATCAATTTTGTTTCACTTGTGTTGTACCCCTCCCTCCCCAAAAAGCCAAAATATTCTTCCTGAAGTGCTCTGATCTGCGTGTTTGGGGTCCAACCAAagttctgtataactgcagcataacttctgcatccttgtgtTCCAGTTCCAGTCATCATTCCATTagcatttttgattattttctgtgcctgcttatgacattttaaagatccacGCTCCTGAATCCAGGTACGTTCTGCCCAGCAGTGAGTGTCCAATGTCAGTTGTTCCCAAACTGTTTCCCGTTTTGGTTCGTTGGGAATTGAgcccacattgttggcatcactctgcttcTCAAACTGGTCATCCAGCCGACTGCAGTGACAGGAGTGTAACACTCAGAGATGGCACCATCCCAATGAACATTAAGCTAAGACCTCACTGGTCCATTAAAATTTCCCACTGATTTAAAGAGAAACAGTGGGAGGACTTCACCCCCAGTTCGTGGACTAATTAATATTTATTCTGGAAGCAGCATCACTGGAAAGTGAATTTTCCACTTATTAGCACCTTGCTACTTCTCGCATGCACAGTTTGTTACTTTTTTCTCCATTGCTTCCATCTAGAAAAACTTAATTTGCTCCACAGTGAGTGGACAAAACATATATTAATGCAAGTTCTTACTTTCTTGGCAGGGGTgagttttgtgtcatcaataaatcttccttttttaatataaaaaaagtTGTAAGCAGACATCATTTGGATTTCACAACAAAACAAAGTGCTCTTTAACaaaagtggcacggtggcacagtggttagcattgctgcctcacagcgccagagacccgggttcatttcctgcctcgggcgactgactgtgtggagtttgcacgttctccccgtgtctgcgtgggtttctcagggtgctctggtttcctcccacagtccaaagatgtgcaggtcaggtgaattggccatgggaaattgcctgtagtgttaggtgaaggggtaaatgtagggaaatgggtctgggtgggttggtcttcggagggtcggtgtggacttgttgggccgaagggcctgtttccacactgtgtaagtaatctaatcttaaaaaaaaggcaaaatattgtggaaacctgaaacaaacacagaacgctggagaaactcggcaggcatggcagtgtctgtggagaggaacaaagttaacattcctaatctggtatgactcttcagaactcaaTTCTGCTGTTAGTTTTGGAGTAGAGTcatgctggactcaaaatgtcaactctatttccctctcctcagatactgctgaGTTTTCTCCAGAATTCTATTTGTTCCTACGtttttactccttacctaacatgGGAGTGAGGTGGTGTTCACTGAGCTGCATTTTAATAGCTCACATGGACAATATTTCAGCGGAGATACTCAGATGTCTGGGTCAAAGTTGATTTCTTGTATGAGGAGTGGAAAGGGAGGAGGGTACTGTcattaaacattttgattttgtttgtttgtttctctgtccCCGCCCAGTATGCGTCGACTGGATGTTTGCTGACCCTCCATCACACTGAGAAGCCAGACCACGAGGATGCCTGCGAGTATCGACCTTACTCCTGCCCCTGTCCCGGGGCTTCGTGCAAGTGGCAGGGCTCCCTggagcaggtcatgtctcacctgGTGCACGTCCACAAGAGCATCACCACCCTGCAAGGGGAGGACATTGTCTTCCTGGCCACGGACATCAACCTGCCCGGGGCGGTGGACTGGGTCATGATGCAGTCTTGTTTTGGGCGGCACTTCAtgctggtgctggagaagcaGGAGAAGTACGAGGGCCACCAGCAGTTCTTCGCCATCGTGCTGCTGATCGGCGCCCGCAAACAGGCTGAGAACTTTGCCTACCGGCTGGAGCTGAACGGGAACCGCCGGCGCCTGACTTGGGAGGCAACCCCTCGCTCCATTCACGACGGTGTCGCCACAGCCATCATGAACAGCGACTGTCTGGTCTTTGACGCGGCCATCGCTCACCTCTTTGCTGACAATGGCAACTTGGGAATCAACGTCACCATTTCGACTTGCTGTTCGTGATATTTATGTGGTGGAGGTGTTTGGGGTTGCTGGTGTTGTGATGATCTGTTGCTTATTTTATTTTTGGTTGTCTTCTCTAGACTAGACACGAGATC
Proteins encoded in this window:
- the LOC122556202 gene encoding E3 ubiquitin-protein ligase SIAH2-like; the encoded protein is MSHPPSAGAGGGVSKTGKHTAPSPGPNGLSAAATAAAAAAIASATSAAASSSSSPAAAAGAVGGCGTAAAIIGVGSPPPPPLHHHQAVAAAAAAAAAAAAAAAQELTSLFECPVCFDYVLPPILQCQAGHLVCNTCRQKLTCCPTCRGSLTPSIRNLAMEKVASAVLFPCKYASTGCLLTLHHTEKPDHEDACEYRPYSCPCPGASCKWQGSLEQVMSHLVHVHKSITTLQGEDIVFLATDINLPGAVDWVMMQSCFGRHFMLVLEKQEKYEGHQQFFAIVLLIGARKQAENFAYRLELNGNRRRLTWEATPRSIHDGVATAIMNSDCLVFDAAIAHLFADNGNLGINVTISTCCS